In the Dioscorea cayenensis subsp. rotundata cultivar TDr96_F1 unplaced genomic scaffold, TDr96_F1_v2_PseudoChromosome.rev07_lg8_w22 25.fasta BLBR01000833.1, whole genome shotgun sequence genome, attCCAAACGTGTGAGGTAAGGGGTTCATTATGCACATTGATACATCATCAAcgtattaaatataaaaattagtatAAGATCTGAGGTCAACCTAATCTTTCACTGACAATTTTGTGAGACaactataataaatttttttttttactgaactTGCAGGTTATATGAAGTCGAGGGCATTCGTGAACCAAGTATCCCTTGCGAAAGAGGATGCCGTCTCACTAGGTGAGAGGGTAGCTGCTCTCCAGCAGCAGCAATCCGTTGCTAAGCATAATGTGGTGAGATTTGGACCTGGTGGTTCATGGGAAATATCGTTTGTACCAAGGAGAGGCATAAagaaacaagatgaagatgaggagTCTCAAGATGGAAAGAAGCGACGGGGCATACATCCGCTCGGCTTAAAGCCATACAAATCAGAGTTCCTTGCTAGGATAAAGcatggaggtggaggtggaggtagGGGTAGAGGCCGAGGAAGAGGCCGGGGTAAGGGTCGGCGATAATATTTACTTGAATGAACTTGCCTTTTTCTGCAACTTCTCATCCTGCAGTTATCCAGATTTACAGCAAGTATTTGCAAATGACAAGATGCCAAAAGATCACAACAGCTAATGCTTCACAAAGTTTTGCCTTTGTTTcttcatattaatattactaataatattatttgtagaataataatattattattatacaaataataataatttaaaactaatactataattattcaatttttttatatttatttatctttttatattattattattataaatattattataaatcttTAATTgacacatcaaaaataaaaggttTTTAATAAGTGAGGATATAATGGGAATTATAGAAATAAGTAAAGAGTAGTattagtattttatattttttttaataaataaaaaaatagcaaacactCACTCCCCCCAAAAGAGTGGGTTATCACCCCTCCTCACCCCTCTCATCCCCCACCCCCCACCAAAAATGCCTAACCCCTCTATGGTTCGGGAGGGTGAGGGGAAAGGAGTACGAGGTTTGAGAAAAATATCGCTGTCTGGTTCACTGGAGGAAAGTAGCTAAAGAGGAGTGGGGAGGAGAGAGGAAGAATATAATGTGTATTTGACTATTTTACccttttacaataaaatatgtaataatatatatatatatatatatatatatatatatatatatatatatatatatatatatatatatatataatcaattctagaataataataataacacaatatataatatttgttaaacattataaaacatatatatatatatatatataatacaataattagggaaaaatatttatttaaaaaaaataatgaggagtcataacatctttattataattgatatatattgattaaaatgTGAACACTCAATAATCATTCAAACATACCCtatttttgtgatattttttcataaacttaCCGAAAATAGTGAAACATACTTGGAAAACatacctcattttttttttcatatttaataaaaatgagaaagatagGTTTTAATAAGTAGAATATAAtggaaattatataaatatgtgaagGGTATTATTGgtattttgcattatttaaaaaataataaataataataaacacccACTCCCCCAAAAGACCCCAATTTGGGGGAGTGGGTTATGAGGGATGAGGAGGGGTGTGAGGAGGGGTGCCTCACCCCTCCTCACCCCCTCTCACCCCCCTTCATTCCCCTAACCAAACGACATCGACACCTCCAAACACTCCCTCACCCCTCCCCACtactccaaccaaacaaagccaaGGCATTAATTAGAATACAATATCATTGAGATCTGTATCTAAAGAAACCAAAGTATTCTTCCAATTTATCTCGTATATATCTATAGTgctaatctatatatatatatatatatatatatatatatatatatataaatttttttctatcaaaGAATTGACTCCACTGGCAGACCATTATTCAAAGCAccaattgaaataaatatatgattagacCATTATTCAAAGCACcaattgaaataaatatgtttatataaaaaattttcattcctaatCTCATTAGGAATTTGGCATTCTACGtcgaattaaaatcaaacaaaaaaagggggataaataaaaatagtgatgatgaattatattctcctacttcaaatagAAAAAGGAGGGGGAGATAAGGATTATCctattccaaaataaaaagtaggggtgtaaatgaaaaaataataatgataaagaagaggaaagagaatatatatatatatatatttatatatttgaagatatatatgcatatatatatatatatatatatatatatatatatatatatatatatatatatattcgctcgcttgaaattaaatatatttgaagatatatatgcatatatatatatatatatatatatatatatatatatatatatatatatatatataaaaaaatatatatgtgaataataataaaaaaggggagggaaattcaaaaaaaaaataaataaataaataaaagaagagagattatggatagggatgggaattttttgaattcaaaatttttttttaaaaaaaaatctctctctcGGGAGTTGAATATTCTTCGGGGTGTTGAGGATTTCTGGGgaggcgaagaaaagagagataGACAGAAGAAGGAGAGGCAGAAGGAGGAGAAAAAAAGGaggagagaattttttttataaaaaaagagacaAGTGAGaaggaaggaggagaagaagaggccaAAGAGGTGAGAGGAGGTTGATCCAAGCAAAACGAAGAGGTacgattttatgttttttatgaaTATGATGTCTCCATAGTCCATGCCTTTAGATACATGGGCCCCATCTTTAAAATTGATACTTTTTTTATCAAATGCATGTCATTCCATGGCCATGATACTTTTCACATGCATTAAGGAAGAAAAAACGCAATGGGTCCCatctttttaatgatattttaaaaaaaaatcgaatgcatgtcatgcatgcatatgctGCCCTTGACCCATCTCTCATGTACAAAAGAGAAAATGGCAGTGGGTCCCGCCACTTTGTGATTCTcatgcatttaaaaaagaagaaagaaaacacatgCACGTGCATGTATCCATGATTAATAGCATGCATTTCTTTCCTTCTCTCTGGTTCGTTCTCTTTCTCtcccatttttatcaaataCCGTGAGAGAGTTTCTAATTCACTGGTCTCTACGGGCTACTTTTCCGGCCGCACCGAGTCCTCCGTTGTGGCATATTGCTCCGTCGCCGCCTTTGTACCCAACCGGCCACGAACCCAAGCTCTACAACGGCCTTTATGTTATCAATGCTCATACTAGGAAAGCTGTGAAGATGGTTCTTGCTAGGAAGATCAACAAGAGACTCGTTGCTGAGATCAACTTGGTGGCATCGGCGTCAGGCTTTGCGATTCCGACAGTAATAATGTCTTCCTCGGAGTCCGCTGTCCTGGGGATTGTTAATGATCAGGTTTCGCGTGTTGATCCCTCTGTGCTCCACTCGATTCTCGCCGACGGTCATATCCCAATGATTGCCTTTGTGGCCGCGGATGAGGCTGGGAAGGGTTATAATGTGAATACTGATATAGCAGATGGCGAACCTATGGTAGCTGTTAGGTTTGAGAAGGTAGCCATGCCAAGAATGTGACTGCTTGCTCTGCAGGTTTGAATGGGAAGGGTATGCAAGGACAGGTGAATACAAGCATAGATCATGGGGCTGAGCTTGTGAATGGAGTTGACACCGTGAGATATCATTGGAGAAATTCCGCAAAGGATCCAGCTTCAGAGGCAAGGATAAATGCAAAACGCCTGTGACACAGAACCATCAAGTCCCACTTGTTATGAGTATCTTGATTCAGAATTTTATAGCTTCATCAGTCTATTAAACCTCCTACTTTCTCAAGCTTCGGAGACATTGCCTTTGCTATTGGAGAGCATTTTTTGAGGAGTGCTTATCTTCGACCATGCCAATGTCTGTAAGGTGCTTTTAAAAAGTTTCttttgtcttaaaaaaatagagggagagTTTATTGGTGAGGGCATTTTTTTGGTATgatgaaagaaattaaaaagacgaaaaaaatgaaggaagagtaaaaaaaatgagagaaaagagagaaaaaataaaaaaatgatgaaaggtgagaaaaaaagagagaaaaatatggaaaaatgaagggtgaattaGGAGAGAAGATATGggaaaaatgaagggtgaatttaaaaagagagaaggaaaagataggaaaaaaatggaagggtgagttgaaaaagagagaaggaaaagataggaaaaaatggaagggtgagttgaaaaaatagagaaggaaaaaaatatggaaaaatggaagggtgagtaaaataagagaagaaagaaaaatagggaaaatgaaaagatgggTTTACAGAGAgagtaaaaatgagaaaaaaagtaaaggataaatttgagtgggggtatttttggtaattttattcttgtaaggcctcctataaaaaaacttatgaaatttctctcattccaccacgAAGCCTTGGCTTTTTCTTGagtaacgagaatttctatgaaatctctctcattccacctcgaGCTTCGggcttttcttggggtaacgagaatttctatgaaatttctctcattccaccatgaagcTTTTGGCTTTTTCTTGGGGAatcgagaaatttttttcatgatttctctcattccacctgaagCTTTCGggcttttcttggggtaacgagaaatttttttcatgatttctctcattccaccttgaagccttggctttcttgggagtaacgagaaatttttttcatgatttctctcattccacctcgaAGTCTTGGCTTTTTCgggagtaacgagaaatttttttcactgaaatttctctcattccacctcgaAGCCTCGACTtacttggggtaacgagaaatcttaaaaaaatcaaaccctttcttcaagctcactttgaggtcttttcgaCACTCATTGAGTAAAaagatgaaatgaaaagaagaataaaaaaattccttgaagtggtaaaaaaaaaaaaggtgtaaTTCCCAAAATGGTCCCCTCGACTTACGCAAGTgtgtctttttggtccctctactcaattTATATCTTTCATGTCCCTCTACTATTTTAATTGGGCAATCTTAGTCCAAATATAGACGGACGTTTTTTTCTCCCGTCTCGTAATGGCCGACGTGGATTAATTTACGCTACGTGGATTAATTTATGATGATGTggatttgtttatgttttaaaatatattaaaaaaaaaatcttttttaataaaaaaatatattaaaataataataacggttcggatctttttgttttggatcCAAACCCCTGCTCACCCAACTCTCATCCTCGTCATCCCCGCTGAAGAACTCAAAACCTAGTTTACTCTCCCACTCACCGCCGATCGCCGCCACCTTCGTCCCCCTGCAGCCTTTTAAAACCCGACATTTATCCTTGCTCATCTCAAGACGCCCTGTTGTGCACCCATTGAGGCGCCCCAATTGCGCGCAAGGGCCCCGATTAGGTACCCTTCACTTTCTCATCTCAGTCCATGGTGGAAATGTCTCCATCAATGTGCTATAATTTGCCATTATGAcactattttgttaaaaatttttaatatgttcgGCTTGCATTGGAATCCtactctttgtttttttattgtagttCATATCCTCGTAACTTGTTAAGTATTAAAggtttttgtgtgtgtgagagTGGGGACCGAGagatgataaaaattattttagtagTTGATAAGCCGCTTAATGTAAGTATTAAAGCATGGGAACTTCGCTTTAAGATTAGTtcatagaatgctttcttttcaataaagtatggtttatttacattaaaaaaaaatctatatgttTACAGGAGGaagaacttgtcaagtttttcattaattgtatACAAGGAAACCAAAAGGGCAATTGTTACACCAAGTAACAAAGTCCGTAGTAGTGAGGGTCACATCTTAGATCAATTTGCAATATGGTTAGAAAGGACAAAGAATTGACCAAACCACCATTCACTACACTCTTCATAAAAGTTAATAATTTGGAGGAAGACATAAATTATGATTGCTAATCAAACATACATCAATGGATCATGGAGAGTCCTCGGAGATAGGAAAGGATCCATTAGAGTCTTTTCATGTGATAAGGTACATCTTCAGATTAATGTCTAATTCttgcaaataattaattaacttcttTTTGTCAGAAAACATCATctcaattttaagaaaaatcccATTTACAAGAGCCCATTATTATAGTTCATGTCCTATAACTTGGTTAGTATTAAGGGttttgtgtgtgtgagagagtgGGGATTAGAGAgatgataaaattatttcaaatgagTTGAGAAGCATGATAACTAAATCTGTTTAAGAATTAGTTAATTATTATCATAGTATAACTTCCTTTTCTTCATTCCTTTTAGTTGTATCTAATTTCTAACCGATAAAGTAATTAATTAgtttgcatttatttgttgtgtGATATACCATCCAAATTGGCATTTGTCATGCCCACATCCAAATTGGCACTGTTTCTTTAAGTgaattagattaattttttattttttactttgtcGTGGGCCTTGTGGCTTGCATTAGCATGATATTGTTCTGCTTTTTATCATAAGTTGTAGTTAATGTAATGTAATTTATCATAGATTAATTTATCTATGATTGGTAGTTTGTATGCCTAGTAACATAGAAACAATGAATGGTTGTGTGAGGATGAGGGAATGCTCAACATGATTTGGTCctactttttaataaaagtagTGGGGACCACAAAGAGATGTTTCAATTTAATACAACTTAGtacgatttttttaaaaatgatatgatactaaatttatttgttgtacaaCTTGgtagatttttttccttgacaacttccttgcatttatttgttgtgcAAAAGATCATGGAGGATTACATAATTAAGTACCATCATGGAGGGATAATGTTAAAAAGAAGATGCCAAATATGTCAATGGGTCAGCTTGTGGAATTTGCAGTAGACCCTGATAAATTGTGTTATTGGGATATGTTAGGAGATTTGAAGGAGCTCGGGTATGATATTCAGAGatgtttcaatttattttttgtggatGATGGGAGGACACTAAAAAGTATTACGAATGATGAAGGTATTGTATCTTTATGTGATAAATTAAGAAGGCATGGCACAGTAGATATTTTTGTTGAATCATTAGACATTAGCCATGAGGATACCTTGCCAGATGTCTTATTGCCTAATTCTCAAGGTGTTGTGGAGTTGGAAATgggtgaagatgatgatgatagaaGTAGCAGTGCCTTGGGTGAAGATGATGAGGGtcaagatgatgaagaaagatTAGTGAGTGTGCCCTTTATTAACTATAGctcagatgaagatgaagaaagaaaccaagCTAGGGATAAGGTGGCCAAATATATCCAACTTAAGAAAACAATCCAGAAGGATGTTTGTGAAAGAAACAATGAAGATGGAGATGCATGTAGACTTGGTAATGTTTCGTAATCCAAAGTGCAAGAAACAATATGGCATCTACGATTGAGAGTGGTAAAGTGATTGGGTATGAGAGTGATTATATAGACTCCTCAGATCCTGGCAGTTATGAAGAAACTAGTGGGAATTCTGATGCCGATGATGCAATTAGGCATAGGTCTAGTAAC is a window encoding:
- the LOC120255089 gene encoding acetylglutamate kinase, chloroplastic-like, giving the protein MVLARKINKRLVAEINLVASASGFAIPTVIMSSSESAVLGIVNDQVSRVDPSVLHSILADGHIPMIAFVAADEAGKGYNVNTDIADGEPMVAVRFEKGMQGQVNTSIDHGAELVNGVDTVRYHWRNSAKDPASEARINAKRL